TTTTATGTACTAAAAGAAACTTTGCATTGCAAGGTTTTTTTTTGTGCTTTTTTCACATAAATTTTAACCAAAATATTTACAATTCCTCGGCAGTTGATAACAATACGAGCATATGAGTCAAAACTCATGTCACATACAATAAATAATGACATTGACAAATTTGCCGTTGTTTGTCTGATATGTCGGGGACGTATTACCACGATGAATCAAGAACAAGTTACTCAGTTGTTGAGGCAGACGCCGTTGTTTGGGCATCTGGAAGACGAAGTATTGGCGCAAGTGTTGGAGCAGTGTGAAACCGTCAGGCTGGGCAGAGGTGACCAGCTTTATGCGGAAGGTTCGGCTGCGGAATCAGTGTATTTGCTGGTGGCGGGCTGCGTGCAATCGCAAGTGGCCGAGTCCGGCAAGAAGTATATTTTGCAGATGGTCATGCCTGGCCAGTTATTGGGGCTGGATGCCTATGTCGACGGCGGCGCGAACAGCAGCGCCGCGGTGGCGGACGACGATAGCGCTTTGTTGCGCTTCAGCCGGGAGATGCTGAGTCATTTGTTTGACAGCGAGGATGGTTTGCCGGGGTGCCTTGCCGCGCGCAAGCGCTTGATGAGCCATCTGGTAGGCTTGGTGCGCCATGTGACGACGCTGGCGCGTAATCTCGCGTTGCTGGATGTGTATGGCCGGGTGCGTATCTTGATCAATCAGATGTTGATCGAGCAGGATGGCGTGTTGATCCTGCGGAAGCAGCTGACGCAGCAAGAGATCGCCGATCAGATCGGCTCCTCTCGCGAAATGGTGGCGCGGATACTGAAGGAGCTGGTCTACGGCCACTATATCCGGATGGAAAACCGGCGCATCATCGTGCTGAAAATGCTGCCGGAAAATTTCTGACCGCGTTTTCTGGCGGCCCAGCCCTCATGGCTGGGCCGTTTGCATTTAAGTTTGGCGGCGCGGCGTCGCCTTGTTAAGGCATCAGGCCAATACTTTCTAAGAGCGGATAGATGCAAGTCACTCAAATTTCTTCCTGGCGGACGGATCAGGCTGCGGCAGCCAAGCTGGAGCGCGGCGCGGGCAAAGCGCCGGCAACGGTCCGCGAGGCGGCCGCGGCGGCATCGTTGGCTGCGCCGATTCAAAGCCTGCCGGAAATCGATCTGGACAAGGTGGAGTCTGTGCGCGCCGCGCTGGCGCGGGGCGAAGTGCGTTTCGACGCCGAGCGCCTGGCCGGCCTGATCGAGCAATATCACGGCGGACGCTGATGGAGCGCAAGGCGTGGCTGCAGAGCTTGTTCGTCACGGTGGGCGACGATTTGGCCGACTATCCCAAGTTGGCGTCTTTGCTGGAGCGGCAATTCCAGGCCGCGCTGGCGCATGACGCGGCCGCGCTTTCCGCTTGCGCGGCGGAAATAAGCGAGCTGTGCGACGCGTTGGAAGATCGCCGGCGCGAGCGCTTGCGGGTGGTGGAGCGTTTGTGCCCGCCTGGCGCGCCGCTGGCGGTGGAGGCTGCGTTGGCGGGTTTGCCTGAGGCGTTGCGCGAGAGGGGGTTGACGCATTGGTCGCGTTTGCGCCAATGGATTGCCGATTGCCGCGATTTGAACCTGCGCAACGGCGAGTTGCTGCAGCGCCGGCGCGAGGCCTTGAGCAGGGTGTTGGAGGGGGAGCGCGATGTTTACGTCCCGCAATGAGTTCGCCGCCGCCGGGGCGGGGAGGGAGTGGTCTGGCGGAGATATCGCCTTGCCGCTGTCCATGCCGGAGTCTGGCGGGAGTTTCGCCGAGCAATATGCGGGCGTAAAGGCCGAGGTGGCGCGTTTCATTTCCGAGGGCGGGGCGGATGGAGCCGCCCAAATCAGTCCGGAAGGGTGGCGCGCGCGGCAAAAGATTGAGGCGGCTGGCGGCGGGGAGGTTTTGCCTGCGGACCGCCAGGCGTTTGTCGATGAGATGATGCCGTTCGCGGCCTCGGCAGCGGCCAAGTTGGGCGTGGCGCCGTCGGTGGTGCTGGCGCATGCGGCGCTGGAGTCGGGCTGGGGGCGCAAGCCTGTTTTGCGGGCAGATGGCGGCAGCAGCCATAATTTGTTCGGCATCAAGGCTGGCGCCGGCTGGCATGGCGGCTCTGCGGCGTCGTTGACGACGGAGTTCATCGATGGCAAGCAGCAGGCCAGGGTGGAGTCGTTTCGCTCGTATCCCGATTATCACGCGGCCTTCGATGATTACGCCGAATTGTTGCGATCGAATCCGCGCTACCGCGGCGCCCTGGGGCGGGGCGGCGATGTCCGGGCGTTCGCCCAGGCTTTGCAGCGAGGCGGCTATGCCACGGATCCTGCCTATGCCGGCAAGCTGGCCGGCGTGGCCGAGAGCTTGTTACGGCGTTGAGCGGGAGGTCTTGCGGAGGGCGGCGCGTGGCGCCGTTTTTTATTTTTGATATTTTTAGATAAATAAAAAAGAAAAAGCCGGAATCATAAGATTCCGGCTTTTGGACTGGTGGAGGTAAGCGGGATCGAACCGCTGACCTCTTGCATGCCATGCAAGCGCTCTCCCAGCTGAGCTATACCCCCAGTTGTATGGCGTCCCCACGGGGAGTCGAACCCCGGTCGTCGCCGTGAAAGGGCGGTGTCCTAGGCCTCTAGACGATGGGGACAGGTTGTTGTGGTGGAGGTAAGCGGGATCGAACCGCTGACCTCTTGCATGCCATGCAAGCGCTCTCCCAGCTGAGCTATACCCCCACGGTAACCTGTTGCGCAATCGGGCTGTGTGGCTTATTCCGACTGCGACTTGTGCAAATTGTATTCTGGTGGAGGTAAGCGGGATCGAACCGCTGACCTCTTGCATGCCATGCAAGCGCTCTCCCAGCTGAGCTATACCCCCAGATTTTGGCGTCCCCACGGGGAGTCGAACCCCGGTCGTCGCCGTGAAAGGGCGGTGTCCTAGGCCTCTAGACGATGGGGACTTTGGTGGAGGTAAGCGGGATCGAACCGCTGACCTCTTGCATGCCATGCAAGCGCTCTCCCAGCTGAGCTATACCCCCACAAGTCCGTCGATTCCGCTTTCGCGCCGTCGACAGGAGGCGAACTATACCGGCGGCCGTTTTTTCGCGCAAGCATTTTTTGAATTATTTTTGAAATATTCGCCATTTTATACTTTTGTCATTATTTTTCTTGCGATGCATGCGGCAAGCCATGCGCGATCTGAATCATATATGTTTATCCAAACAACATGGTTTGGCATCCGGGTGGGCCCTGTTATGGTTTTCTTCAAGCTGTGGAACAGACCTTTTAACCTGGCAGGGAGAGGATCATGAATATCGGCAAGGGCATGGCAGTGCTGGTTTTGGCTTCGCTGGCGATGCTGGCGAAGGCGGGGGATCTGGCGGATGTCCGCAAGTCCGGCGAATTGCGCATCGGCACCGAGGGGACCTATCCCCCGTTTTCCTATCATGACGCGAGCGGGGCGTTGACAGGGTTTGATGTCGACATCGCCCGCGCCATCGCCGCGCGGCTGGGCTTGCGCGCGCAATTTGTCGAAGGGCGCTGGGATGGCTTGCTCGCCGGCATCGACGTCAAGCGTTACGACGTGGTCAGCACGGTGGTGGTGACGGAGGCGCGCAAGCTCAAGTACGCGTTCAGCGAACCTTATTATGCGACGCGGGCGGTGTTGATCGTGCGGGAGGATAACCGCGATATCAAACGCTTTGAGGATTTGAAGAGCCGCAAATCCGCCAATACGCTGACCAGCAATTACGGCAAGCTGGCATTGCGTTACGGCGCGGAGGTGGTGCCGACCCAGGGTTTCAACGAGTCTTTGTCATTGCTGGAGTCGGGGCGGGTCGATGCGACGATAAACGATAGCCTGGCTTTTTTGGACTACAAGAAAAAGCAGCCCGGCAGCAAGTTGAGGGTGGCGGCCGCAGAAGCGGAGGGGCAGCCGTGCGCGATCATCTTGCGCAAGGATAGTCCGGAGTTGAAGGCGGCGATAGACAAGGCCACGATCGCGCTGAAGACGGATGGCACCTTGAAGCGGCTCTCGCAGAAGTACTTCGGCGCCGATATTACCCAGTGAATCAGCGTTCAGGGGGTGGATGCGGATAAATGGAATAAGCAAGTAAGTTAATATTACTTAAAGCTATAACATGTCGATGGTAAGGTGCTTGCATGCCTGCTGGCCATGGCAGGCTGATACCAAAACACGATGGAGAATGATTCGATGCAAGCCTGGAAATCGACCGCCGCTCTGGCCCTGACCGTATTCGCCGCTTTCGCCCACGCCGACGACCTGGCCGACATCCGCAAAGCCGGCGTGCTGAAAATCGGCACCGAAGGCACGTATGCGCCGTTCACCTACCACAATCCCGCCGGCGACCTGACCGGCTTCGACATTGAAATCGGCCAGGCC
The Chromobacterium sp. IIBBL 290-4 DNA segment above includes these coding regions:
- a CDS encoding Crp/Fnr family transcriptional regulator, which gives rise to MNQEQVTQLLRQTPLFGHLEDEVLAQVLEQCETVRLGRGDQLYAEGSAAESVYLLVAGCVQSQVAESGKKYILQMVMPGQLLGLDAYVDGGANSSAAVADDDSALLRFSREMLSHLFDSEDGLPGCLAARKRLMSHLVGLVRHVTTLARNLALLDVYGRVRILINQMLIEQDGVLILRKQLTQQEIADQIGSSREMVARILKELVYGHYIRMENRRIIVLKMLPENF
- the flgM gene encoding flagellar biosynthesis anti-sigma factor FlgM produces the protein MQVTQISSWRTDQAAAAKLERGAGKAPATVREAAAAASLAAPIQSLPEIDLDKVESVRAALARGEVRFDAERLAGLIEQYHGGR
- the flgN gene encoding flagellar export chaperone FlgN; translation: MERKAWLQSLFVTVGDDLADYPKLASLLERQFQAALAHDAAALSACAAEISELCDALEDRRRERLRVVERLCPPGAPLAVEAALAGLPEALRERGLTHWSRLRQWIADCRDLNLRNGELLQRRREALSRVLEGERDVYVPQ
- the flgJ gene encoding flagellar assembly peptidoglycan hydrolase FlgJ, with the protein product MFTSRNEFAAAGAGREWSGGDIALPLSMPESGGSFAEQYAGVKAEVARFISEGGADGAAQISPEGWRARQKIEAAGGGEVLPADRQAFVDEMMPFAASAAAKLGVAPSVVLAHAALESGWGRKPVLRADGGSSHNLFGIKAGAGWHGGSAASLTTEFIDGKQQARVESFRSYPDYHAAFDDYAELLRSNPRYRGALGRGGDVRAFAQALQRGGYATDPAYAGKLAGVAESLLRR
- a CDS encoding amino acid ABC transporter substrate-binding protein, producing the protein MNIGKGMAVLVLASLAMLAKAGDLADVRKSGELRIGTEGTYPPFSYHDASGALTGFDVDIARAIAARLGLRAQFVEGRWDGLLAGIDVKRYDVVSTVVVTEARKLKYAFSEPYYATRAVLIVREDNRDIKRFEDLKSRKSANTLTSNYGKLALRYGAEVVPTQGFNESLSLLESGRVDATINDSLAFLDYKKKQPGSKLRVAAAEAEGQPCAIILRKDSPELKAAIDKATIALKTDGTLKRLSQKYFGADITQ